A region from the Methanofollis liminatans DSM 4140 genome encodes:
- a CDS encoding 2-oxoacid:acceptor oxidoreductase family protein, with protein MQDFSVLIGGKAGEGINIAGSVIARLLSACGLCVYMYYDYPSLIKGGNNFAVIRAADDQTFCTRETVDVLLALNQETIRLHAGMVREDTAVIYDSGVVKADGTGLPLEAFVKEEEAPAITRNAGIIGGFCRTAGIPWATVEAVFARAIPRELDANLRVARRGYDAAPAGKGIRVNGREALPVLTGNEGVAFGLVEAGLEGYISYPMTPSSSILHTLASYAGRFGISVVHPENETGAMLMALGAAYAGRRVAVGTSGGGFCLMTEGFSLAGMAELPVVVVLAQRPGPSTGVPTYSAQGDLLFALSAGQGEFPRIVAAPGSVEEAWYWAGALMDLSWRFQTPSILLTDKNLGEGLFSFAGAPPRPPLAPVLREGHGTYGRYQDGPGGISPLAFPGESGITVKVNSYAHDADGITTEEAATIAAMAEKRREKERTAAKALAAYPCVEVAGDRTAATALLCWGSVAGACTEVAGRLGLRVVRPVVLSPFPEEQFASALSGVDRLIAVEENIDGQLSRLVGCRGVRVDERIGKYDGRPFFLEDLERRVGEVI; from the coding sequence ATGCAAGATTTTTCCGTACTCATCGGGGGAAAGGCGGGTGAAGGGATCAATATCGCAGGTTCGGTGATTGCACGGTTGCTCTCGGCCTGTGGTCTTTGTGTGTATATGTACTACGACTATCCCTCCCTGATCAAGGGCGGGAACAATTTTGCTGTCATCAGGGCCGCGGACGATCAGACGTTCTGCACCCGGGAGACGGTCGATGTGCTGCTCGCCCTGAACCAGGAGACTATCCGTCTTCATGCAGGGATGGTGCGGGAGGATACGGCCGTCATCTATGACTCGGGGGTCGTGAAGGCCGACGGCACCGGCCTCCCCCTCGAAGCCTTTGTGAAGGAGGAGGAGGCGCCGGCGATCACGCGGAACGCCGGGATCATCGGAGGGTTCTGCAGGACGGCCGGGATCCCGTGGGCGACCGTTGAGGCCGTGTTTGCGCGGGCGATCCCGCGGGAGCTGGACGCCAACCTCAGGGTGGCCCGCCGGGGCTATGACGCCGCGCCGGCCGGAAAGGGGATCCGGGTGAACGGCCGGGAAGCCCTCCCGGTCCTCACCGGCAACGAGGGCGTCGCCTTCGGGCTCGTGGAGGCCGGGCTTGAAGGCTACATCTCCTACCCGATGACGCCGTCGTCGAGCATCCTGCATACCCTCGCCTCGTATGCGGGGCGGTTCGGGATCAGCGTCGTCCACCCGGAGAACGAGACCGGGGCGATGCTCATGGCCCTCGGCGCCGCCTATGCGGGACGGCGGGTGGCGGTCGGCACCTCGGGCGGCGGGTTCTGCCTGATGACCGAGGGCTTCTCCCTTGCCGGGATGGCAGAACTCCCGGTCGTGGTCGTGCTCGCCCAGCGGCCCGGCCCCAGCACCGGTGTACCCACCTACTCCGCACAGGGCGACCTGCTCTTTGCCCTTTCCGCCGGGCAGGGCGAGTTCCCGCGCATCGTTGCGGCGCCGGGGAGCGTCGAGGAGGCATGGTACTGGGCCGGGGCCCTGATGGACCTCTCGTGGCGGTTCCAGACCCCCTCGATCCTGCTGACCGACAAAAATCTTGGCGAGGGGCTCTTTTCCTTTGCCGGGGCGCCGCCGCGCCCGCCGCTTGCCCCGGTGCTCCGGGAGGGGCACGGGACGTACGGGCGCTACCAGGACGGTCCGGGCGGTATCTCCCCCCTCGCCTTTCCGGGAGAATCAGGCATCACGGTGAAGGTGAACAGCTATGCCCACGACGCCGACGGGATCACCACCGAGGAGGCGGCGACGATCGCCGCGATGGCCGAGAAGCGCAGGGAGAAGGAGCGTACGGCGGCAAAAGCCCTTGCGGCATACCCGTGCGTGGAAGTCGCCGGCGACCGCACCGCCGCCACGGCTCTTCTCTGCTGGGGCTCGGTCGCCGGTGCCTGCACCGAGGTGGCCGGGCGCCTCGGCCTCCGGGTGGTGCGGCCGGTGGTGCTCTCGCCCTTCCCGGAAGAGCAGTTCGCATCGGCGCTTTCTGGCGTGGACCGGCTGATCGCCGTTGAAGAGAACATCGACGGCCAGCTCTCCCGCCTCGTCGGATGCCGCGGCGTCCGGGTCGATGAGCGGATAGGCAAATACGACGGGCGCCCCTTCTTCCTCGAAGACCTGGAGCGCCGGGTCGGGGAGGTGATCTGA
- a CDS encoding UPF0147 family protein, translating to MATPQETINVCIQMLQHISDDNTIPRNIRRVADQTKSLLTNEQKSIGLRAAEAISTIDEISNDPNMPVHARTRIWELVSQLESIPLD from the coding sequence ATGGCCACTCCACAAGAAACAATAAACGTATGCATCCAGATGCTCCAGCATATATCCGACGATAACACGATTCCCCGCAACATCCGCAGAGTTGCCGACCAGACGAAGTCTCTTCTCACAAACGAACAGAAAAGCATCGGTCTGCGCGCCGCCGAAGCGATCTCCACCATCGACGAGATCAGCAACGATCCCAACATGCCGGTTCATGCCCGCACCCGCATCTGGGAACTGGTCTCTCAGCTCGAGAGCATACCTCTCGATTAA
- a CDS encoding 2,5-diamino-6-(ribosylamino)-4(3H)-pyrimidinone 5'-phosphate reductase: MRPYVFVNLAMSADGKISTRERRQVKISGSEDFERVDLIKADADGIMVGIGTVLADNPSLTVKSARRKGERKAAGREENPARIVVDSMARTPVDADILVKGSGKRIVAVSAAAPAGRVDALKERAEVVVAGEQTVDLAALMEALAGIGIRRLMVEGGGTLIWGLFQAGLVDELRTYVGSVVIGGSGAPTPADGEGFLAESEFPRLTLTGVERIDDGVLLTWQVKKEEGDRSLRG, from the coding sequence ATGCGCCCATATGTCTTTGTCAACCTTGCCATGAGTGCGGACGGGAAGATCTCGACGCGGGAACGGCGGCAGGTGAAGATATCAGGATCTGAAGACTTTGAACGGGTGGACCTGATCAAGGCGGACGCCGACGGGATCATGGTCGGTATCGGGACGGTGCTTGCCGACAACCCCTCGCTCACGGTGAAGTCCGCGAGGAGGAAAGGGGAGCGGAAGGCCGCGGGACGGGAAGAGAACCCTGCCCGGATCGTCGTGGACTCGATGGCGAGAACCCCGGTCGACGCCGATATCCTCGTCAAAGGGTCCGGGAAGAGGATCGTTGCCGTATCGGCGGCAGCGCCCGCAGGCCGGGTCGATGCCCTCAAGGAGCGCGCCGAGGTCGTCGTTGCCGGCGAGCAGACGGTCGACCTCGCCGCCCTGATGGAGGCCCTTGCCGGGATCGGGATCAGGCGGCTGATGGTCGAAGGGGGCGGTACCCTGATCTGGGGGCTCTTCCAGGCCGGTCTTGTCGACGAACTGCGCACCTATGTCGGTTCGGTCGTCATCGGCGGTTCTGGGGCGCCGACACCGGCGGACGGCGAAGGCTTTCTTGCAGAAAGTGAGTTTCCGCGCCTCACGCTGACCGGCGTGGAGCGGATCGACGACGGCGTGCTCCTGACCTGGCAGGTGAAAAAAGAGGAGGGAGATCGGTCACTTCGGGGGTAG
- a CDS encoding Sjogren's syndrome/scleroderma autoantigen 1 family protein codes for MADHLLKGEKMLAKECKVCGSPLFEIKGETLCVVCAEQGRGEKRAPPEAPAPELPLLPAAPVGEAGAGIEAAIVSLCARIAEEGDERRCLTLMEAVRAGAEALRLLRQP; via the coding sequence ATGGCTGACCACCTTCTGAAGGGTGAGAAAATGCTCGCAAAGGAGTGTAAGGTCTGCGGCTCGCCCCTCTTTGAGATCAAGGGCGAAACGCTCTGCGTTGTCTGTGCCGAACAGGGGCGAGGCGAGAAGCGCGCTCCTCCAGAGGCCCCGGCCCCGGAACTTCCTCTCCTGCCGGCCGCCCCTGTCGGCGAGGCCGGTGCCGGTATCGAGGCGGCGATCGTCTCGCTCTGCGCGCGCATAGCGGAAGAAGGGGACGAACGGCGGTGCCTCACCCTGATGGAGGCCGTTCGTGCAGGCGCCGAAGCGCTCAGGCTTCTGCGTCAGCCGTAG
- a CDS encoding secondary thiamine-phosphate synthase enzyme YjbQ: MVYQEEIAVSTGGEGAIVDLTPSVRRCVGKSGIEKGVCNLFVVGSTAALTTIEYEDGVLDDLREALERIAPKDAVYAHDRRWGDGNGRSHVRASLVGPALSVPVRDGAPVLGTWQQVVLLELDVRPRRERTVVCTVLP; this comes from the coding sequence ATGGTCTACCAGGAAGAGATCGCCGTGAGTACCGGCGGCGAGGGTGCGATCGTCGATCTCACGCCGTCCGTGCGTCGGTGCGTCGGGAAGAGCGGGATCGAGAAGGGTGTCTGCAACCTCTTTGTCGTCGGGTCGACGGCGGCCCTGACGACGATCGAGTACGAGGACGGCGTCCTCGACGACCTGCGCGAGGCGCTCGAACGTATCGCCCCGAAGGATGCGGTCTATGCCCACGACCGCCGGTGGGGGGACGGCAACGGGCGGTCGCATGTTCGGGCATCGCTTGTCGGACCGGCGCTGAGCGTGCCGGTGCGCGACGGCGCCCCGGTCCTCGGGACCTGGCAGCAGGTCGTCCTCCTCGAACTCGATGTCAGGCCGCGGCGCGAGCGGACGGTCGTCTGCACCGTCCTGCCGTAA
- a CDS encoding DUF2193 domain-containing protein, whose amino-acid sequence MIEIYTKIVNEAMAAQRADVETVKKKRGTKYAVKDGKAYVDVVKGMKPAGEQSRAVIDLHVESVKAHFKHLSALTDYVRPEDDPFVEHYQTPAVLEVLYAEDPKFRKSMDAFIKAIGKAEALIGREAARRYAGFYGPTCVVDFALIPGSTSNVVNQILKTVEIPEAHKQAILAAKSWGMNTSYGIGEAFATAVEAGDTLAAATKKEVKQLQAIYDHPVKAQADLMEKAGMTSFDPMKYMEGYKKDMEPVVKKAIDGGVHYGNIVTVPAYCVGDISHHIAQSTYNMCKDDVVMGVIEAVTDVMERSLRASLEKVRSEYQILSIATGASAAATEYILELDGFNAPVVVDLLTKRFHNYVQLYPTRGAAAELHNCDFMDMIWRGWRMLDTARRKRNGSGEILTPLVAGFPVDLTPIHEHEVLMNPQRYAYPASAITVRFSALMRLADYPCLLTSEPVTATMMTNIIALQPEKIAAPARVCKDCASASMIDFRHEYCQWREAV is encoded by the coding sequence ATGATCGAGATCTATACGAAAATCGTAAACGAGGCGATGGCGGCGCAGCGCGCCGACGTCGAGACGGTGAAGAAGAAGCGCGGGACGAAGTACGCCGTCAAGGACGGAAAGGCCTATGTCGACGTCGTCAAGGGCATGAAGCCCGCCGGCGAGCAGAGCCGTGCGGTGATCGATCTCCATGTCGAGTCGGTCAAAGCCCACTTCAAGCATCTCTCCGCACTCACCGACTATGTCAGGCCGGAGGACGACCCCTTTGTCGAGCACTACCAGACGCCGGCGGTGCTGGAGGTGCTCTATGCCGAGGACCCGAAGTTCAGGAAGAGCATGGACGCCTTCATCAAGGCGATCGGGAAGGCCGAGGCCCTGATCGGGCGGGAGGCAGCCCGCCGCTATGCCGGGTTCTACGGCCCGACCTGCGTCGTCGACTTCGCCCTGATCCCGGGGAGCACGAGCAACGTCGTCAACCAGATCTTAAAGACGGTGGAGATCCCGGAGGCGCACAAACAGGCGATCCTTGCGGCGAAGTCCTGGGGGATGAACACCAGTTACGGCATCGGCGAGGCGTTTGCAACCGCCGTCGAGGCAGGCGACACCCTGGCCGCCGCCACGAAAAAAGAGGTCAAGCAACTCCAGGCGATCTACGACCACCCGGTAAAAGCCCAGGCCGACCTGATGGAAAAGGCCGGGATGACCTCGTTCGACCCCATGAAGTACATGGAGGGCTACAAAAAGGATATGGAGCCGGTTGTGAAGAAGGCGATTGACGGGGGCGTCCACTACGGCAACATCGTCACCGTCCCGGCCTACTGCGTCGGCGACATCTCGCACCACATTGCCCAGTCCACCTACAACATGTGCAAGGATGACGTGGTCATGGGGGTGATCGAGGCGGTGACCGACGTGATGGAGCGGAGCCTGCGCGCCTCCCTCGAAAAGGTGCGCAGCGAGTACCAGATCCTCTCGATCGCCACCGGCGCCTCGGCGGCGGCGACCGAGTACATTCTGGAACTCGACGGCTTCAACGCTCCCGTCGTCGTCGACCTCCTCACCAAACGCTTCCACAACTATGTCCAGCTCTACCCGACCCGCGGGGCCGCCGCCGAGCTCCACAACTGCGATTTCATGGACATGATCTGGCGCGGCTGGCGGATGCTCGATACGGCCAGGCGGAAGCGGAACGGATCTGGCGAGATCCTGACGCCCCTCGTCGCCGGGTTCCCGGTGGACCTCACCCCGATCCACGAACACGAGGTGCTGATGAACCCGCAGCGCTATGCGTATCCGGCCTCGGCGATCACGGTCAGGTTCTCGGCCCTGATGCGCCTTGCCGATTACCCATGCCTGCTCACGAGCGAACCGGTGACGGCGACGATGATGACGAACATCATCGCCCTGCAGCCGGAGAAGATCGCGGCACCGGCCCGCGTCTGCAAGGACTGCGCCTCGGCCTCGATGATCGACTTCAGGCACGAGTACTGCCAGTGGAGAGAGGCCGTATAG
- a CDS encoding DUF2180 family protein — protein MKCYVCAQAGKETEAAGICIVCGMGLCTAHMIREDTDVWEGGYPFPAQKLKKKLPRILCPECHEALGA, from the coding sequence ATGAAGTGCTATGTCTGTGCACAGGCTGGAAAGGAGACGGAGGCTGCCGGGATCTGTATCGTCTGCGGCATGGGTCTCTGCACCGCGCATATGATCCGGGAGGATACCGATGTCTGGGAGGGTGGTTATCCCTTCCCGGCGCAGAAGCTGAAGAAGAAGCTGCCCAGGATCCTCTGCCCTGAGTGTCACGAGGCGCTGGGTGCGTGA
- a CDS encoding methyltransferase domain-containing protein, whose translation MNKGKLNGSVDKEKKRVQGCSLGPVENLEAHVRPEWWRGIFNHLYLKTDGDVVGDALLTGRETDLFCRALDLKADDRVLDLCCGQGRHTLELARRGYRAEGLDRSHYLVQKARASSRQDGLNVRFREGDARKLPYRPDSFDVILLLGNSFGYFESGEDDRRVLEGVARVLKPGGRVLLDIADGGWLKENFQKRSWEWIDKKHFVCRERSLSSDGTRLISREVITRSDHGVIADQFYAERLYTRDEIVALLAAAGFSGVQVHGEIATESGRGQDLGMMERRIIVTAAIDKPWSPAAPGAKTGLMQVAVVFGDPRQRDEIKPDCVFDEDDFFTLNQLKAALGELKGYRFRFLDGHDTLPADLGKLRGSVDYVFNLCDEGYFNDPRMELHVPALLEMFGIPYTGAGPQCLAACYDKSLVRGAAREMRIPVPEAVFLRGGETICDLPFRLPAIVKPNAGDSSFGITERSVAWTVEDLSAAIAGFRDYYGFDRPVLIEEYLTGPDLSVGIVGNPPESYTVLPIIEEDYSALPAGLPRICGYEAKWLPESPYWKITSVKADLPEETEKAIVEWSARLAVRLGCRDYCRFDWRLSAAGEPKLLEVNPNPGWCWDGHLAKMAGIAGISYPGMIGMILRAAERRILGEERAAGGRD comes from the coding sequence ATGAACAAAGGCAAATTGAACGGCTCGGTTGATAAGGAAAAAAAGCGGGTGCAGGGGTGTTCTCTTGGGCCGGTTGAAAATCTGGAGGCCCATGTGCGGCCCGAATGGTGGCGCGGGATCTTCAACCACCTCTATCTCAAGACAGACGGGGATGTGGTCGGGGACGCCCTCCTGACAGGGCGGGAAACCGACCTTTTCTGCAGGGCGCTCGACCTGAAGGCAGACGACCGTGTGCTCGACCTCTGCTGCGGGCAGGGGCGGCACACCCTGGAACTCGCACGCCGGGGCTATCGCGCCGAGGGCCTCGACCGCTCCCATTATCTTGTGCAGAAGGCGAGGGCGTCCTCCAGGCAGGACGGTCTGAACGTCAGGTTCAGGGAGGGCGATGCGCGGAAACTTCCGTACAGGCCTGACTCCTTCGACGTGATCCTCCTCCTCGGAAACAGTTTTGGCTACTTCGAGAGCGGCGAGGACGATCGCCGGGTGCTCGAAGGGGTTGCGCGGGTGCTCAAACCGGGTGGGCGCGTCCTTCTCGACATTGCAGACGGGGGATGGCTGAAGGAAAATTTTCAGAAACGTTCCTGGGAGTGGATCGACAAAAAGCACTTTGTCTGCCGGGAACGCTCCCTCTCCTCGGACGGCACGCGCCTCATCTCGCGCGAGGTGATCACCCGTTCCGACCATGGGGTGATCGCCGACCAGTTCTATGCCGAACGGCTGTACACCCGCGATGAGATCGTCGCCCTTCTTGCGGCGGCCGGTTTTTCCGGAGTGCAGGTCCACGGGGAGATCGCCACCGAGTCCGGGCGGGGGCAGGACCTCGGGATGATGGAACGGCGGATCATCGTCACCGCCGCGATTGACAAGCCCTGGTCGCCGGCTGCGCCCGGGGCGAAAACCGGTCTTATGCAGGTGGCCGTGGTCTTCGGCGATCCCAGGCAGCGCGACGAGATCAAACCCGACTGCGTCTTCGACGAGGACGACTTCTTCACCCTCAACCAGTTGAAGGCGGCGCTCGGAGAACTGAAGGGTTACCGGTTCAGGTTCCTGGACGGCCACGACACCCTGCCCGCCGACCTCGGGAAACTGCGGGGGTCGGTGGACTATGTCTTCAACCTCTGCGACGAGGGGTATTTCAACGACCCGCGGATGGAGCTGCACGTCCCGGCGCTCCTCGAGATGTTCGGCATCCCGTACACCGGCGCCGGGCCCCAGTGTCTGGCCGCCTGCTATGACAAGTCTCTTGTGCGGGGTGCGGCCAGGGAGATGCGGATCCCGGTCCCTGAAGCGGTGTTCCTGCGGGGCGGGGAGACGATCTGCGACCTCCCGTTCAGGCTGCCGGCCATCGTCAAACCGAATGCCGGGGACTCGAGTTTCGGCATCACCGAGCGGAGCGTGGCATGGACGGTGGAGGATCTCTCGGCGGCGATCGCCGGGTTCAGGGATTATTACGGGTTTGATCGCCCCGTTCTGATCGAGGAGTACCTCACCGGCCCCGACCTCTCGGTCGGGATCGTCGGCAACCCGCCCGAGTCCTATACGGTGCTCCCGATCATCGAGGAGGACTATTCGGCCCTGCCCGCGGGGCTTCCGCGGATATGCGGCTATGAGGCGAAATGGCTGCCCGAGTCGCCGTACTGGAAGATCACATCGGTGAAGGCCGATCTCCCCGAGGAAACCGAGAAGGCGATTGTGGAGTGGAGCGCACGCCTTGCGGTCAGGCTCGGCTGCAGGGACTACTGCAGGTTCGACTGGCGGCTGAGTGCCGCCGGAGAGCCGAAGCTGCTTGAAGTGAACCCCAATCCGGGCTGGTGCTGGGACGGCCACCTGGCGAAGATGGCGGGGATCGCCGGTATCTCCTATCCCGGGATGATCGGGATGATCCTGCGGGCGGCCGAGCGCCGGATCCTGGGCGAGGAGCGCGCGGCAGGCGGACGGGACTGA
- a CDS encoding sensor histidine kinase produces MAERGFCPEPAFLPPCGSRLYRIGINGGFIAILAIILIYSILFAAGIAISHLYYIPLVAIAVWYSNRSIWTAAALSIAYAMVTLYLALGGYILDPVMIFLFTLLYLWGMTAVTLFQPRGFQDMTRSTRNNPAFTLDRSSLMITSATPAFATLLGYTREALEGTDIGRIWTSDRDRQAFCGMLGRGVEVRNFETVLTGMAGNAVPVLLAGRPDQMEHSCSALDLSSLASYRAARMGEEEAARKIAVEETWRQDFVTTAAHELRTPLQPVLGYLHLLLEDRERYGIGDDAGRLLKICLDNVHRERIIVNRMLELSLLDSGKVACATEQVHLHGLVCEVLAHHDVRSTAEVYLDIPGDTCISVNREQFFLVLESLVLNAVQYNEPPRRIEIRYREDEDYQAIIVRDNGIGIEPEKLEAIFKPFYLADEQDLSRDYDRMGLGLPIAERYVRLNGGTIAVESRIGEGSTFTVVLQKRGGDGT; encoded by the coding sequence ATGGCCGAACGGGGATTTTGTCCGGAACCTGCTTTTTTACCCCCGTGTGGTTCCAGACTGTACAGAATAGGGATTAACGGCGGCTTTATTGCGATTCTTGCCATAATTCTGATATATTCCATCCTTTTTGCCGCCGGGATCGCCATTTCACATCTCTATTACATCCCCCTCGTCGCGATCGCCGTCTGGTATTCGAACCGTTCCATCTGGACGGCGGCCGCGCTCTCCATCGCATACGCCATGGTGACGCTCTACCTCGCACTCGGCGGCTACATCCTCGATCCGGTCATGATCTTTCTTTTTACGCTTCTCTACCTCTGGGGAATGACAGCGGTCACCCTCTTCCAGCCGCGCGGCTTCCAGGATATGACGAGAAGCACCAGGAACAATCCTGCGTTTACGCTCGACCGCTCCTCTTTGATGATCACCAGTGCAACACCCGCTTTCGCCACACTCCTCGGATACACCAGGGAGGCGCTGGAAGGGACAGATATCGGCCGGATCTGGACCAGCGACAGGGACAGGCAGGCGTTCTGCGGCATGCTCGGCAGGGGCGTCGAAGTAAGAAACTTCGAGACCGTCCTTACCGGTATGGCAGGAAACGCCGTCCCTGTGCTCCTTGCCGGCCGGCCCGACCAGATGGAGCACTCCTGTTCGGCGCTCGATCTCTCATCGCTCGCCTCGTACAGGGCCGCACGGATGGGCGAGGAGGAGGCGGCCAGAAAGATCGCCGTCGAGGAGACCTGGAGACAGGACTTCGTCACCACGGCTGCGCACGAACTGAGGACGCCCCTTCAGCCGGTCCTCGGCTATCTTCATCTCCTCCTCGAAGATCGCGAGCGCTACGGCATTGGCGACGATGCCGGTCGTCTCCTGAAGATCTGTCTGGACAATGTCCACCGCGAGCGCATCATCGTGAACCGGATGCTCGAACTCTCCCTTCTCGATAGCGGAAAGGTTGCCTGCGCCACTGAACAGGTGCACCTGCACGGCCTGGTCTGCGAGGTGCTCGCCCACCATGACGTCAGAAGCACCGCAGAGGTGTATCTCGATATTCCAGGCGACACCTGCATCTCGGTCAATCGAGAGCAGTTCTTCCTTGTGCTGGAAAGCCTTGTGCTCAACGCCGTGCAGTACAACGAGCCCCCGCGCCGGATCGAGATCAGGTACCGGGAGGACGAGGACTACCAGGCCATTATCGTGAGGGACAACGGTATCGGGATCGAGCCTGAAAAACTGGAGGCGATCTTCAAACCGTTCTATCTCGCCGACGAGCAGGACCTCAGCCGCGACTATGACCGGATGGGACTCGGCCTCCCGATCGCCGAACGCTACGTACGCCTGAACGGCGGGACAATCGCCGTGGAGAGCAGGATCGGGGAGGGCAGCACGTTCACCGTGGTCCTGCAGAAGAGGGGGGGAGATGGGACATAA
- a CDS encoding ferritin: MIRQTMVEALNRQINRELYSAYLYLSMSAWFSNRNLPGFANWMRVQMQEEQFHALKFYDYVVARGGRLIMQAIEAPPSEWESPLAVFEATYAHEQKVTAMINDLVELAQKEKDYATYNFLQWYVNEQVEEEANDTGIIERLKMIREETNALFMLDRELATRVFTPPATGGKSAP, encoded by the coding sequence ATGATCCGCCAGACAATGGTTGAGGCGCTGAACCGCCAGATCAACCGGGAACTCTACTCGGCCTATCTCTACCTCTCGATGTCGGCATGGTTCTCGAACCGGAACCTGCCGGGATTTGCGAACTGGATGCGGGTGCAGATGCAGGAGGAGCAGTTCCATGCCCTGAAGTTCTACGACTATGTCGTCGCCCGGGGCGGACGCCTGATCATGCAGGCGATCGAGGCCCCGCCGTCTGAATGGGAGTCCCCGCTTGCGGTCTTCGAGGCCACCTATGCCCACGAGCAGAAGGTGACGGCGATGATCAACGACCTCGTCGAACTCGCCCAGAAAGAGAAGGATTACGCCACCTATAACTTCCTGCAGTGGTACGTGAACGAGCAGGTGGAGGAGGAGGCGAACGATACCGGGATCATCGAGAGGCTGAAGATGATCAGGGAGGAAACAAACGCCCTCTTCATGCTGGACCGCGAACTGGCGACGCGCGTATTCACGCCGCCTGCAACCGGCGGCAAGAGCGCACCCTGA
- a CDS encoding MIP/aquaporin family protein, whose product MVSLAKRCVAELIGTFALVFFGAGAAAVTLMIAAGSTPPNPFNIGIGALGGLGDWLAIGLAFGFAIAAVIYAFGRISGAHINPAVTIALWSIRLFPGREVAPYILAQLVGAAIASLAFAACVGPEAATIGGLGATAPFPGITYGAAVLAEAIGTFLLMLAIMGVAVDRQAPPGFAGLIIGLTVAGIITTTGNIAGASLNPARTFGPYLGDMLLGGANLWVYFPIYIVGPIAGAVAAAYLHRWIAEE is encoded by the coding sequence ATGGTCTCGCTTGCGAAACGATGCGTGGCTGAGTTGATCGGGACATTTGCCCTGGTCTTCTTCGGGGCCGGGGCTGCAGCGGTCACCCTGATGATCGCTGCAGGGTCCACCCCGCCAAACCCTTTCAACATCGGGATCGGCGCCCTCGGCGGGCTTGGCGACTGGCTTGCTATTGGGCTTGCCTTCGGATTTGCGATTGCGGCGGTGATCTACGCCTTCGGCCGGATCTCCGGGGCCCATATCAACCCGGCGGTGACGATCGCCCTCTGGTCGATACGGCTCTTTCCGGGCCGTGAGGTCGCCCCCTACATCCTCGCCCAGCTGGTGGGCGCGGCGATCGCAAGCCTCGCCTTCGCCGCCTGCGTCGGGCCCGAGGCGGCGACGATCGGCGGGCTCGGGGCGACGGCGCCCTTCCCGGGCATCACCTACGGGGCGGCGGTCCTCGCCGAGGCGATCGGCACCTTCCTCCTGATGCTCGCCATCATGGGCGTGGCCGTGGACCGGCAGGCGCCACCGGGGTTTGCCGGGCTGATCATCGGGCTGACGGTCGCCGGGATCATCACGACGACCGGGAACATCGCGGGTGCCTCCCTCAACCCGGCGCGCACCTTCGGGCCGTACCTCGGGGACATGCTCCTTGGCGGGGCGAACCTCTGGGTATATTTCCCGATCTATATCGTCGGCCCGATCGCCGGGGCCGTGGCGGCGGCGTACCTCCACCGCTGGATCGCCGAGGAGTGA
- a CDS encoding thiamine pyrophosphate-dependent enzyme, which translates to MTWITGAQNTWCPGCGNFAIQHALKAVLEDLTAGGMRPEEFVLVSGIGCHAKIADYMAMNSFYSIHGRGAAVAGGIALANPGLRVISCAGDGDAYAEGLDHLIFAAKRNTEMTAIVHDNRVYGLTTGQYTPTSYEGFRGRSTPEGVRERPINPLELMLASGATFVARAYTRKIDHLKTVLKAAMLHRGFSFIDVLQICATYNNLTDYYAPRVYEVEGHDAGNFDAAMRLAREWDYSADAPIALGVIYDAEAPSDPWPRMNGGGAEERAEEIRRILLEKT; encoded by the coding sequence ATGACCTGGATCACCGGGGCGCAGAACACCTGGTGCCCGGGCTGCGGGAACTTCGCCATCCAGCACGCCCTCAAGGCGGTCCTCGAAGACCTGACCGCCGGCGGGATGCGCCCTGAAGAGTTCGTGCTCGTCTCCGGGATCGGCTGCCACGCCAAGATCGCCGATTACATGGCGATGAACTCCTTTTACTCCATCCACGGTAGGGGTGCGGCGGTTGCCGGCGGGATCGCCCTTGCAAATCCCGGCCTGCGGGTGATTTCCTGCGCCGGCGACGGCGACGCCTACGCGGAAGGGCTCGATCATCTCATCTTCGCCGCAAAGCGGAACACGGAGATGACGGCGATCGTCCATGACAACCGGGTCTACGGCCTCACCACCGGCCAGTACACCCCGACGTCGTACGAGGGGTTCAGGGGCCGGTCCACTCCTGAAGGCGTCCGCGAGCGCCCGATCAACCCGCTCGAATTGATGCTCGCCTCAGGGGCGACCTTTGTCGCGCGCGCCTATACGCGAAAGATCGACCATTTAAAGACAGTCCTGAAAGCGGCCATGCTCCACCGCGGCTTTTCCTTTATCGACGTCCTGCAGATCTGCGCCACCTACAACAACCTCACCGACTATTATGCCCCGCGGGTCTACGAGGTCGAGGGGCACGACGCCGGGAACTTCGATGCGGCGATGCGGCTGGCGCGGGAATGGGACTACTCGGCCGACGCACCCATCGCTCTCGGCGTCATCTACGATGCAGAGGCTCCATCGGATCCCTGGCCCCGGATGAACGGCGGGGGAGCGGAAGAGCGGGCTGAGGAGATCAGGAGGATCCTGCTGGAAAAGACCTGA